One window from the genome of Sulfodiicoccus acidiphilus encodes:
- a CDS encoding DUF447 domain-containing protein, producing the protein MRNEYLDKIFPHDGIFEILLGTTGVRPNLSPIGIRREGESLRIKVYEGTLTLSNLRLNPKCTINVTSSPEAFFRWLAGEDIPSHFIQGIPYLPGTTSLLATSSEEGGNPPTFVLSVGELVSTSLPSAYSRGDSLFIDLLVHSTRLEIFDEHMFRLMLPVMKYELETTSRLSPQLRPLVEKLEKEIREVVRRRSGRFGSEDSLD; encoded by the coding sequence ATGAGAAACGAATATCTAGACAAAATATTTCCTCATGATGGGATCTTCGAGATCCTTCTCGGTACCACCGGCGTTAGGCCCAACCTTTCCCCCATCGGTATCAGAAGAGAGGGAGAGAGCTTAAGGATTAAAGTATATGAGGGGACCCTCACTTTGTCTAACCTCAGGCTCAATCCCAAGTGCACGATAAACGTAACTTCCAGTCCAGAGGCATTCTTCAGATGGTTAGCAGGGGAGGATATTCCGTCTCATTTCATACAAGGGATCCCTTACTTACCTGGCACCACCTCTCTGCTCGCAACAAGCAGCGAGGAGGGAGGAAATCCACCAACTTTCGTTCTTTCCGTAGGTGAACTAGTCTCCACCTCACTTCCCTCTGCATATAGTAGGGGGGATTCTTTATTTATAGATCTTCTAGTACACTCTACTAGGCTGGAGATTTTCGACGAGCATATGTTCAGATTAATGCTGCCCGTTATGAAGTATGAATTGGAAACCACAAGTAGATTGTCTCCTCAGTTGAGGCCTTTGGTGGAGAAGTTAGAAAAGGAAATAAGAGAAGTCGTGCGTAGAAGAAGTGGGAGATTTGGCAGTGAGGATAGCCTTGATTAG